The genome window TTGCTTTCTTTCCCAACAGGCAAACGCGCCTCCCGACCTTAGTTCCTCCGTCAGTCAGTTAACTAGATTGCCGGAGGATTTTGCCATTTACCGCAAAATAAGAATTTCTATACTTTTTGTCAGAATATTTCAATATTACTGACGTAAATATTTGGCTCGGATTGTATCGGGCTTCTTCTTTTCCAATTTCACCTTAACCCCTTTTTACTTATGGCAGAACCATTTTTATCAGAAATCAGAATGGTCAGTTTTTCATTTGCTCCCAAGGGTTGGGCGCTGGCAAACGGGCAGTTAATGCCCATTAACCAGAACCAGGCCCTTTTTGCTCTTCTGGGAACCACATTCGGCGGCGATGGCCGTGTCAGTTTTGCACTGCCTGATTATCGCGGCCGCACGCCGATTCACGTGGGCGCGGGACATAATCTGGGAGAACGGGGCGGTGAACAGGCCCACACCCTGAGCGTCGCTGAGCTTCCCAAACACGCGCATTTGCTGAACGAACTGGATACTGGGAGCGTAGACAACAATGTAAACAATCCCCTCAACAACCTGTTTTCCAACTCCAAACCCAACGACCTCTATCAGAATACGGCAGCCAATCTGGTCCAACTTGCTCCAAATACCATTGGCGGCGGCGGTGGCAGTCAGGCGCATTTAAACATGCAGCCGTTTCTCACAATCAGTTTTTGTATCGCTTTACAGGGCATTTTTCCAAGCCAGAATTAGTCATTAGCGATCTTTTATTCCATCATTTAAATTAAAAAAAATAATGGCGCAGCCTTATATTGGAGAAATCAGGATGTTCGCAGGGAATTTTGCCCCTCTCGGATGGTCCTTTTGCGACGGGCAACTTCTGCCTATCTCCGAAAACGAGACCCTTTTTCAGTTGATCGGAACTACCTATGGTGGGGATGGAGAGTCTACATTTTGTCTTCCGGACCTGCGTGGGCGCCTGCCGGTGCACCAGGGAAACGGATTTATGCTGGCCGAACCCGGGGGCGCGGAAGAAATTACGCTGATAGTCAACCAAATCCCGGCACATGAGCACCCCATGTTTGCTTCCGCGGATGGCGCAAATTCTGCGCAACCTCTCAATGCTGTTATCGGAAATTCATCTTCGGTGAAGATGTTTATGGGCGATCCACCGTCTGCTGCCTCAATGAGCCCGGTTAGCATTCGTCCTACCGGAGGCTCATTACCGCATACAAACTTCCAGCCTTATCTGTGTGTAAGCTTTATCATTTCACTTTTTGGCATATTCCCCTCTCCTACCTAAGCATACTCCTATCCCTTTTTTATAACCTCAAACATATTTAATAATGGCAGATCCATTTGTAGCAGAAATAAGAATGGTCCCTTTCAATTTTTCACCCAAAGGCTGGGCGTGGTGCGACGGACAATATCTTCCCATTTCACAAAATACAGCATTATTCTCCCTATTGGGTACGACGTATGGCGGTGATGGTAAATCCAATTTTGCATTGCCCGACCTGCAAGGACGCGCGCCCATGCATCCCGGCCAGGGCCCTGGCCTATCGCTTCACGACCTGGGAGAAAGCGGGGGCTCGGAAACGGTCACGCTCCTGGAATCGGAAATCCCTATGCATGGGCACACAGTAAACATTACACCGCAGCCGGGAGAAATTTCGGACCCATCGGGACATACGATCGCAAGGTCTGTTAATGGTGCTGTGTTTCTCGGTGGAAGTCCGAATGGCTATATGTCTGCCAGCTCAATCGGCGAGGCAGGCGGCAGTCAGCCGCACAACAATATGCAACCTTACCTGACCACCTATTTTTGCATAGCGCTGCAAGGAGTGTTTCCACCGCGGCCGTAGCGCTGCACGCATCACCCAAATTTATCAACTGAAAATTTTTACCGATTAATGGAGTTTACGCCAGGCCACCCGGAGATAACGCTACGCCGCATCGACCAGTCAGATATGCCCTCATTGCTTGCCATGTATGCGAGTACGCGCGAGGAAGAAATGAGTAAAGTGCCCGGATGGAGCGAGACGATGAAGCGTGAATTTATCAAAAGCCAGTTTGACGCGCAGCACAGCCATTATCAGAAAAACTATTCAGGAGCCGATTTTTGGGTGATTTGTAAAAATAAATCGAGTGTCGGCAGGCTGTATGTGCATGAAAATTTTCAAGGGCGGGGCATGCGGATCATTGACATCACCCTGCTTCCCGCGTTTCGGAATTACGGGATCGGAAGTAGTATACTTAAAGATCTGATGCAGCTTTCGACCCAATCCGAAAAACCGCTGAGCATACATGTCGAAAGCTTCAACCCCGCAAAAAACCTTTATAACCGGCTCGGGTTCAATAAAATAAGCGAAACAAACGGAGTCTATCATTTAATGGAATGGAAACATACGATTTAAGCAAATTAACTGCCCAGGACTTCAAGGATCATCTGGGTCAGATGCTGAACATTGAATTTGCGAATGGTGAGGCTGTTGCGGCCAATGTGGAAAAAATAACCGAACTGGAAACCTACTCTCCGCTGGAAAGAGGCGCTTTTTCGGTAGTACTGCAAACCCCGGGCGACCAAAATCCCCGTCAGCAAGGAATTTACAAGCTTTTACATCCTCAGTCAGGCCCGCTGGAAGTGTTTCTGGTCCCGATCGCAAGGGACAAGGGCGGCGTAAAATACGAGGCCGTCTTCTCCTGATTTCCAGGGCATTGTCTCTTTTGACAATGCCCTTGTTCTTTACTCAAAAAATCTAATAATGAAAAACTTATACTTCTTTTTAGCTGGGGCTGCTATGCTCGTCTCAGGACTTTTCATCAACGATTCTGGTCAGCCACCGATTTCAGAACTTCAAAAGGCTGCTCTGGTAACTTCGACACCAGCAAGCAAATCACAATCAATTGTTCCGTTCAAAAGAAAAAAGGCCGATAAAATAATGCTTTTTGCGCCGACAATTTCTGCCACTAACACCTATGCACTTACCAACGACACGGGCTTGCCGGGCGCTTCTGTGGGGGACGAACTGGAATACACAGTGACCATCACCAATAGCGGCACGGACGCAAGCGGCGTCACTTTTACAGATCAGATCGATGCCAACACAACACTCGTTGCGGGATCCCTTAAAGTGAGTCCTATCGCTCAAAATGATGTTTACAATGCGATAGGAAATGTAGGACTGGACATTCCTGCGGGAAGCGGCGTGCTTGTCAATGACAGCAGCCCCAACGGTGCTTCCATCAGCATCGTGGGATCCGGAGAAATTGCGACAAGCCAGGGAGGCGCAGTTACCATCGATTATAGCACGGGTGCTTTCACTTATTTACCGGCCGCAGGGTTCACCGGTAACGACACATTTACCTACACATTGCAAAACGGATCGGGATTGACCTCGACAGCAACGGTCACCATTGCAACCACCAGCGCGATATGGTTCGTAAATTCTGCTGCAAGCGCCAGCGGCGAAAACGGAACACTGGCAAAGCCCTTTACTTCTCTGGCAGGGTTTGCAGCTATTAATGATGGCGCGGCGCTGCATCCGCAAGCGGGACATTCCATTTTTCTATACGAGGGAAATTATACCGGACCTGTCTCGCTGCTCAACCAGCAAAAAGTAATTGGTCAGGGCGCTGGCGCGTCCTTGCTGGCGATCTCCGGATACAGCACGCCAAGTGGAAACAATCTTCTTCCCGCAACCGGCGGGAACCGCCCGGCATTAACAAGTTCGGGCGGTGCCAATGTGATTACTACTGCCGCTGCAAATACAATCCGCGGCCTCAACATCGGTAACTCGGGAGGAGCAAAAATTGCAGGATCAACAGCAGGACTGCTTACCATCAGCGAGATAGCCTTAACCGGCAACGGCAGTGCGCTTAACCTAGCCAACGTTACGCTGGCAGCAGATTTTTCGGAACTATCTTCAAATGTCGGTTCAGGACCGGTTAGCCCGATTGACATTTCATCCGTCGGCGGAAATTTGAAAATCGGCTCCGGAACAATTTCGTCGTCCAATGTTGCTGCTATTGACGTAGCAGGAAGCTCGCTGGGTCTTGATGTTACATTGGCGGCGGTATCATGCAGCAATGCAGCCAAGGGCATCGCGGTTTCCGGCACTACGGGGACTTTTCAGATCACAGGGTCAGGCGCTACAGCCGGCTCGGGCGGAACGATCCAGAACATTTCCGCACGGGGTATTGAATTCACCAATGCGGCCGGTGTTACGCTGAACAACATTAACCTCATTAATGCCAATGGTTCAGATTCCGGGGGATGCGGAACATCCGATAATTCAGGATGCAACGCGGCTGTTTATGCCAATGTTGTGAATGGATTTAAATTAGAAAGAATCATTATTACCGGCACCACAAACCAACACGGCATTAACCTGCGGGGCGTCAACAATCTGACTATCAGCAACAGTTCTGTGCAGAATGCAGGAAACGCTGCTACCGAAGGTGCTATTTTCGCCACAAATACAACCGGGACGGCTTCTATTACCAACTCCACTTTTGCAAACAGCACCATTGCTAATGCGCCTTCGGGGAGGGTTGCGTATTTTGGAAATACAGACTCCAACTTATCGCTTCTGACTGTTGATAATTCCGATTTTACGGATTCCCCCAACAACGGCGGAATCCTGATGGAGGGTTACGGCAATTCGCAGATGAACTTGAAGATCACAGGCGGCAGCCAGTTTCTCAGATGCGAGACACAAGGCATAAAAATGATTTCCAATAATAATTCCCAGTTGGTGGGTGACATTCAGGGCGCAGTTGTGAATAACCTGGCGCTCAACGGTGTGACCCGGCTCACTTCAATTGGCATTGATTTGCAAAGTACGGGCACCTCATCATTGAAATACAACATTATCGGAAACAATTTCCGTTGCAAAAATGGCACGGGGATCAACCTCAAGGTGAGCAACAATTCCACGCATGAAGGAACTGTGGACGGAAATACCGTGGTAAGTGATGGTGGCGGTGGATCCGGAATTTACTTTGATACGGAA of Dyadobacter chenhuakuii contains these proteins:
- a CDS encoding phage tail protein — translated: MAEPFLSEIRMVSFSFAPKGWALANGQLMPINQNQALFALLGTTFGGDGRVSFALPDYRGRTPIHVGAGHNLGERGGEQAHTLSVAELPKHAHLLNELDTGSVDNNVNNPLNNLFSNSKPNDLYQNTAANLVQLAPNTIGGGGGSQAHLNMQPFLTISFCIALQGIFPSQN
- a CDS encoding phage tail protein; translation: MAQPYIGEIRMFAGNFAPLGWSFCDGQLLPISENETLFQLIGTTYGGDGESTFCLPDLRGRLPVHQGNGFMLAEPGGAEEITLIVNQIPAHEHPMFASADGANSAQPLNAVIGNSSSVKMFMGDPPSAASMSPVSIRPTGGSLPHTNFQPYLCVSFIISLFGIFPSPT
- a CDS encoding phage tail protein gives rise to the protein MADPFVAEIRMVPFNFSPKGWAWCDGQYLPISQNTALFSLLGTTYGGDGKSNFALPDLQGRAPMHPGQGPGLSLHDLGESGGSETVTLLESEIPMHGHTVNITPQPGEISDPSGHTIARSVNGAVFLGGSPNGYMSASSIGEAGGSQPHNNMQPYLTTYFCIALQGVFPPRP
- a CDS encoding GNAT family N-acetyltransferase; amino-acid sequence: MEFTPGHPEITLRRIDQSDMPSLLAMYASTREEEMSKVPGWSETMKREFIKSQFDAQHSHYQKNYSGADFWVICKNKSSVGRLYVHENFQGRGMRIIDITLLPAFRNYGIGSSILKDLMQLSTQSEKPLSIHVESFNPAKNLYNRLGFNKISETNGVYHLMEWKHTI
- a CDS encoding DUF6916 family protein, giving the protein METYDLSKLTAQDFKDHLGQMLNIEFANGEAVAANVEKITELETYSPLERGAFSVVLQTPGDQNPRQQGIYKLLHPQSGPLEVFLVPIARDKGGVKYEAVFS